Proteins from one Candidatus Zixiibacteriota bacterium genomic window:
- a CDS encoding Rrf2 family transcriptional regulator: MKLSTRARYGLRMMIELARELKSKEMIHIGQIAKITGLSDNYLAQLAISLKNNGLLVGYSGKKGGYRLSRPAEEIKLSEIVRAVTGPLDITECVSNPSICLNSSFCEARLIWALLSGSMLEVLDKLRLSDMVDREKINSIKKEYSHMPFINPDRLMAENSNESFDGCPTKTK, encoded by the coding sequence ATGAAATTATCTACACGAGCCAGATACGGATTACGAATGATGATAGAACTTGCACGTGAACTTAAGTCTAAGGAGATGATACACATAGGGCAAATCGCCAAAATTACCGGGCTTTCCGATAATTATCTTGCTCAGTTGGCTATCTCTTTGAAAAACAACGGTTTATTAGTAGGTTATTCCGGCAAAAAGGGTGGCTATCGACTCTCCAGGCCGGCCGAAGAAATCAAACTTAGCGAAATTGTCAGAGCCGTAACCGGGCCTCTTGATATTACAGAATGCGTCAGCAATCCCAGTATATGCCTTAATTCAAGTTTTTGTGAGGCACGTTTAATTTGGGCATTGCTAAGCGGCAGTATGTTGGAGGTTTTAGATAAATTAAGATTATCAGATATGGTTGATAGAGAAAAAATAAACTCCATCAAGAAAGAATATTCGCACATGCCATTTATTAATCCTGACCGTCTCATGGCTGAAAATTCCAACGAATCCTTTGACGGTTGTCCGACAAAAACAAAATAG